The genomic DNA CGCCGCCTGGATCACCGAGTCCAGCGGACCGAATGCCCGCACGACCAGCGGAAAGTCCAAGTCGATCCCCGCCTCGACCACCTGGGTCGAGACAACACGGCACGGCGCTCCTTCCCGCAGCCGCCGCGCAATCTCTTCGATCGTGTCCTGCCGGTGCGCCCCGCACAGCAGGGTCGAAAGATGAAGCGCGTTCGGGTCGTCGAGCGCGTCCAGCAGCGCCAGCGCGTCATTCTTGGTGTTGACAACCGCCAGCGCCTGCGGCGACTCCCGCAGGATCGCCGCGATCTGGCTCCAGTCGAGCGGATGGGGATGCCACTCGTAGCGCACCCGCCGCAGCGCGCGGAACCAGCGCGCCGGGTCCGCGCCAATATCGCGTGCGGGGAGATCGCGAAATTCGGGCAGCATCTCAAAAGCAGGCTGGGTCGCCGTCGAGAGCACGACCGTCGCGCCATAGTGCGTCACCAGTTCGCGCAGTACATCAAGCAGCGGCGTCAAGAGCGGGATCGGCAGCGCCTGCGCCTCATCGAGGAGGATCACGCTCCGCGCCAGCCGGTGGACCTTCTGCGTCTTTGACCGGCCGTTCGCAAACAGGCTCTCAAACAGCTGCACCGTCGTGGTGACGACTACCGGCGCGTCCCAGTTCTCCGCCGCCAGCCGCTGCCAGAGGCTCCACTCGTCCCCTTCCTCACTCTCCGCGTCAGGCAGTTCGAGTGCGCTGTGATGCTCGAGCACCGCCCGATCCTGCGGCCCGGTCTCGAAGATCGAGCGGTAGACTGACGCCGTCTGCTCTGTGATGCTGATGTACGGCACCGCCACAACAACACGCCGCAGCCCATGCTGCAGCGCGTGCCGCAAAGCAAACGCCATCCCCGAGCGCGTCTTGCCGCCGCCGGTCGGCACCGCCAAGCGGAACAGTCCCGGCGGCTCCTCAGCAGCAGCAAGGCACGCCGCATACACCTCACGCCGCACTTGGTTGACAGTGGTGTTCGGAACAGCCGCCAGCAGCCGCGCTTGGTCGCGCTCGAGGCGCTCCCAGAGCGTCGCGAGCGGCAGCCACCCCGTTCGGCGGTCAGCCTGCTCCGGCTCGCGGTGCCGTTCGGTGTCGATTGAATCCGCATCGACCAGCGCCGAATAGACGAGGCGAAGGAACAGTTCCGCAGCGAGCCGATCGTTCGCCCACTCCGGCAGGCGCAGCGGCTGCGCCGGCACGAGGTCGGGCAGCAGCTCGCGCGCGCGGGCAATCGCCTCACTCGTCGCGCTGACCGTTTGCTGCTTGCTCAGCCATGCGCGGAACTCTCCCGGCGAGCGCAGTCCGCCATGATGCGCTTGGATCAGCAGCGCCGCCGCGCTCGCCTTTGCTTCCACGGCGAGGCGCGCCCCAGCGCCTTTATGGTCCGGCGCGCGAAACCGCCGCGCTTGGCGTCCCTCCCGCGCGGCTGCCTCCTCCTCTGACTCCGACCGCAGCAGATAATCCTGCCACGCCGGGTGGAACTTGCCGAGGTCATGCCAGAGCCCAGCGACATAGGCGAGGTCGCCGCCGCCGAACGGCGCAGCGAACTCCCGCGCTAACGCGGCGACCGCCCGGAGATGCGCGACGAGGTCTTGACGCTCGCCGGCGGCGTTCTTCGAATGAGCGTAGGCCACGGCGTCCCTCCCCGACGAGGCTGCGCGCGTGTGATTGTACTATTATCGAAATCAAGAGAAAACATTGCCGGCAGCGCTTTCAGACCCTTCCGCGCAGCGAGCCGCTCTCCACAGCGCCGGGCGAGACCGCTGCTTAGCGCGCCCCGCCCCAGCGTCGCGCGGTCATGCCGCTCTCCACAACGGCAGCGCTGCGCGGCGAGGCAGACAACACCGCGCTCATATCAATTTGAGGCTCCGCAAAGAACGCTGCCGAAGCCGCTACGGCACGCTCAGGACGATCTTTCCGAAATGCGTCCGTTCTGCCACCAGCCGGTGCGCCTCATCCACCCGCTCGAGCGGCAGCACCCGGTCGACCACCGGCTTGAAAAGACCATTAGCGAAAAGCGGAAGCGCAACCCGCTTGAACGTCTCCATCGTCTCCTGCACGAAGCGCCTGCTCGACGTAATACTGAAGCTGAGCAGCCGCAGGTTCCGGGCGCCAATGTTGAGATCGAGAGGGAGCGTCCGGCCGCCCGTGCTTCCGAAGAGCAGCACCGTGCCCTCCTCTCCCATCGCCGCGATCGTCTTGGCGCCCTGCTCGCCCCCGATCGTCAGCATGCTGACATCCGCGCCATGCCCCCCCGTATCGTGGCGCACCCGCGCCGGCACATCGTCTGTCAGATAGTTGTAAGCGGCATTGGCCCCCCACTCGAGCGCCTTTGCCACCTTCTCGTCGCGGCTCGCGGTGCCAGCTACCCATGCGCCCCGCCAGCGCGCAATTTGGAGCGCCGCGCTCCCAACACTGCTCGCAATTCCTTCGATCAGCACCCGCTGCCCCGGCTGCACATCCGCCAGCGTGATCAGCCCATGCCACGCCGTCTGCCAGCCGACCGGGATCGCCGCCCCTTCCTCAAAGCTGAGCCGCTCCGGCAGCGGCAGCAGATGCGCCGCCTCGAAGACGACAAACTGCGCATGCGAGCCGCGCGCCCGCCCAAACACCCGGTCTCCCGGCCGAAACGCCGTCACGCCCGGGCCAACCGCCTCGACCACCCCCGCCGACTCCATCCCCATCACGAACGGGACCGTCTGCCCCCCATACTCGCCGCTCCGCATCCGCGTTTCGGCGAAATTAACCCCAGACGCCTTCACCCGCACGAGGACTTGCCCCGGCCCCGGCTCCGGCATCGGCAAATCGACAATCTCCATCGCCTCAATCGGGCCAAATTCACGCACGTAGACCGCTTTCATCGTCCTGCCTGCTCTCGAGATACGCGCGCGGACGACCCGCGCGGCGCCGCCGCGCCCAGCACGATGATCAGGCTCCAGCGCAAGCGCCCCGCCGGGTCGCGCAGCGAGAACGCGCTGTGCGCCCGCGCCGCGCCGAATCGCACATTCTCTCCCCGCCCGCTCGGCAACTCCTCCCGGCTCACCCGAGCAGCGTCCGCTCTCCAGCGGGCCCGGCCGCCGTCTCGCCGATCAGGGCGAGCATTCTCACAAGGCCGCTCCCGATCACCCCATTCGCCACGCGGCGCCTCCTAGCGAACGCGCGGCACTGCTGCGGCAAGAAAGCACGGCGCTCACGGGGACGACCCACCACGCCCTCCTGGGCCGCCAGAGCGTGCCGCCCGCCCGCCAGCCCAACGAGCAGTCCCCAGCAATGGCCGACTTCACCAGTCGGCAACCCCAGCCAAGCGGCCAGCCGCTATCGCGCAAAAGCGCGATGAGCGCCCCGAACGAGTCCCAAGGGAGCTCTCGAGAAGCCCGTCAAAGGGCCTCAGCACGGCGCGTCTCCAGCGACAGCGGTGCATTTCGTCCCGGACCGGGCTGACGCCGAGGCCGGTGCCCACCCCACGCCCCTTCTCATCAGCAAAATCGCGGCGAGACCAGCCGCCAAGAAGCTGACGAGGGCGTGCATCAGCTGCGGCAGCCAGTATAGCACACGCGTTCGTCAGCTCAGTCGAGCCGCGGAATGACCTCCTCGATGAGCAGCTTCATCTGCTTCTCGGCGAACGAGCGTCGCATCCCGTGGTTGGAAACGCTCGTCGAGACATGACGAATGCCCGTCTCCTCCTCCAGGGCGCGCAGCGCGTCCACCACGTCATCGGGCGTCCCGCAGATCACGTGGGCGAGGTCCTTCCCCGGCGTCGACGATTTCCACCCCTGCCGAAACGTTTCGGCCGTCGCCGGGACCCACGGGTCGAAAAAGGAGCGGTCCTCGACCGGCTTCGAATAGCGGAACCACGCTTCATCGGCCTCCGCCATGCTCCGATACACTTCCTCTTCCGCTTCCGCGCGGCTGTCAGAGACCGCGATCTTCCGCGTGCATTTCGCCTCGCCCGCGAGCGCCTCGATCGTCTCCTCCGGCAGTCCCGCCTCAGCACACAATTCCCGGAAGGTCGCAAGCTGCTGCTTCAGCACCGCCGGCGCATCGATCCCGAGGATCGGCGCCGCGCGAAAGGCGACGGCCTGCCGCATCGACCACTCGGAGGTTGTTACCATATGCAGCGGCGGGCTCGGTCGTTGGTAGGGACCGGGCGTAATATAAAGGAAGGGCGTCTTCCAGACCTTCCCCTGAAACTCGACTGGCTCCCCCCGCAGAGCGGTCGTGATGATGGTGAGCGCTTCAACGAAGGAGTCGCGCTCGGTCTCGCGAGTGACCCCAAAGGCAGCGAATTCAATGTTGGTGTGTCCCCGCCCGACACCGACCCGCAGCCGGCCCTTGCTCAGATGATCAACCCACATCATCTCTTCTGCGAGCAGAACGGGATGGTGCATCGGCAGGAGCGCGATCCCATAGGCAAGCCCAATCCGGCGGGTGATCGACGCCATGTAGGCGAGGATGACCGACGGCGCGCTCGCCGACGAGTGATGCGAAAAGTGATGCTCCGTCAGCCAGAGATTTTCGAAGCCGCCGATGTCGGCCATCTGCGCTTGCCACATCAGATGCTCGATCTCGCTATGCCAGTCCTCGAGGATATGCTTCGGACGAGTATCGCCGTCCGCCTGCGTTCGCCAAAGCGTTGTTCCGATGCTCAGCTTCATCGCATCCCTCCGCGCTGCCATCATAGCGCGATGCGCGAGCGGAGGGAGAAGGAGGCCCCTTGCCCGAGCATGTTGATCTCCTCGTTCGCGGCGGCCTGACCATCACCGTCGACCCCGAGCGGCGCGTCTTCCGTCGCGGCTACCTTGCCGTCAAAGACGGGCGGATCGTCGGCGTTGGCCGCGACGCTGACTGCCCGTTCACTGCGGATGAAACTATCGACGCGAGCGAGCGGATCCTCCTGCCCGGCTTTGTTAGCGCGCACTGCCATCTCATCGGCGGCTACGTCCGCGGCGTCGGCGCCGACCGTGTCGTTCAGGTCGGCAGTTCAGCAGCGATGATGATCTCGGCGCGGCTGCGCCAAGCGATGGACGGGGCAGCATGCTATGCCGGCGCGCGGCTGGCGATCCTAGAACTGCAGAAATCCGGGGTCACCACCTTCGCCGACAGCCAGCCCGCGCTCGCCGGCAAGGAGGAGATGCTCGACGGCACGCTCCACGCTATCACCGAGTCGGGCGCGCGCTGCCTGTTCACTCGCGCTTCCCAGAACCGCACGGACTTCCTCGACCCGCGCTACCATGACTCGATCGACCGGGCGATCCCCGAGCTTGAGCGGCTGACCGACCGCTGGGCAAGCGACCGGATCGAAATCGCCGCCGAGGCGCAGGCGCTCCACCGCGTCGAAGAGGATCTGCTCAAGGCGCTCGCCCGCTGGAGCCGCGAGCGGGGCGTCCACTTCGCGATGCATCTCTCCTACAGCCGCGAGGCGGCCGCCCATGCGGTCGAGCGCTTCGGGCGGCCGCTCATGCTCCTGCTCGACGAGTGGGGCGTCCTCGACCAGCGCTTTCTCGGCTTCCACCCGGTCTGGCTTTCGGAGGAAGAGATCGCCGTCATCGCTCAGCGCGACGCTGGCGTCGCCTATTGCCCCGTTGACAATATGCTGATCGCTTCCGGCGTCGCGCCTGTCCGCGCGCTGCTAGAGGCCGGCGTCCGCCTCGGCCTCGGCCTCGATCAGCCTAACGACAGTCACAATTTCTTCGAGCTGATGAAAGTCAGTCTCCTGCTCCAGCGCGTTCACTCCCTCGACCCCACCTTTGGCTCGCCGGAGCTGGCGATCGAACTCGGCACCCTCGGCGGCGCGCGGGCGCTCCACCGCGAGGCCGAGATCGGCTCGCTCGAAGTCGGCAAGGCGGCAGATTTCATTCTCCTCGACATTCGTCGGCCGCCGCTCAACCCTCCCCCGGGACGGCTCTCGAACATTGTGCTGGCGGCCTCTCCTGCCGAGGTGGAGAGCGTCTACGTCGGCGGCGAGGCGATCATCCGCGCGGGGCGCCATCTCCGCTGGGATGAGGACGAGGTCGTGCTCGAGGCAAACCGGATGATGGCGCAGGTCGCCGCCCGCGCCGAGCTTGGCGAGGAAATCGTCCCCTTCACCCGCTGGCCGGTTCTGTAGCCTCGGGCCGAAACCGCCGCCCCACCTCGCCCTAGCGTAGTGAGCAGCTATTAAAAGGAAGGCGGCTCTGGCGCGCCAGCCGCTCGGCCCGGACGCAGAACGACCGTCTTGAAGAGATGGTCGAGCGCTGCGGCAGGGTCGTCGCAGAGGCCGCTATGCACCGGGCCAGGCTGGAGGACCGTGCTTGACGGCGCGACCAGCCAGTGAAACCGCTCTGCGGGCGCAAGCCGCGCGATTGCTCCCGCCGCTCGGTCGCCCGCTGCAATCCGTTCGAACGCCTCAAGATACTGCTGAATCAGGTCGGGGTCGCAGTCCGGCGCCAGCACCGCAAGACAGCGCCGGTCCAACCAGGTGCGAGCAGCGAGGAAGCGGCGCGTCCGGCAGAGCAGCACGACCCCCACGTTGAAGCACTCGCCCCGCTCGACCGACGGCACCACCTTCAGCACAGAATAGTGAAACACTTCACGGCCGGGCACGCTCGGCCTCCGCCACAAACGGGCGCGGTGGAGCGAGACGCGTCAGCAAATAGTCCAGATACGCTCGGCGGCGCGCTGCCGGGTCGTCCTCCGCATGCTCCATCAGCCAAGCGTCCGGGACAGCGGCGAGGATGGCCGCAAGCATCGTCGCCTCAATTCGCGGCGCAAGACGCGCATCAGCTTCCTCAATCGAGGCGGCGAAGGGGAGCAGGACATGCTCGCGGATGAGCGTGAAGGGCCGACGCGCATGCTCGGCCGGACGCTGCCACGTGTAGTGAATGGAGAGCGCTGCGCCGTGGTCGATC from Dehalococcoidia bacterium includes the following:
- a CDS encoding CRISPR-associated endonuclease Cas3'' codes for the protein MAYAHSKNAAGERQDLVAHLRAVAALAREFAAPFGGGDLAYVAGLWHDLGKFHPAWQDYLLRSESEEEAAAREGRQARRFRAPDHKGAGARLAVEAKASAAALLIQAHHGGLRSPGEFRAWLSKQQTVSATSEAIARARELLPDLVPAQPLRLPEWANDRLAAELFLRLVYSALVDADSIDTERHREPEQADRRTGWLPLATLWERLERDQARLLAAVPNTTVNQVRREVYAACLAAAEEPPGLFRLAVPTGGGKTRSGMAFALRHALQHGLRRVVVAVPYISITEQTASVYRSIFETGPQDRAVLEHHSALELPDAESEEGDEWSLWQRLAAENWDAPVVVTTTVQLFESLFANGRSKTQKVHRLARSVILLDEAQALPIPLLTPLLDVLRELVTHYGATVVLSTATQPAFEMLPEFRDLPARDIGADPARWFRALRRVRYEWHPHPLDWSQIAAILRESPQALAVVNTKNDALALLDALDDPNALHLSTLLCGAHRQDTIEEIARRLREGAPCRVVSTQVVEAGIDLDFPLVVRAFGPLDSVIQAAGRCNREGRLTEGRVVIVEPAEGKLPPGMYRTATGVTAGLVGGEPLDANDPAVARRYYEALFSVVELATDRKQVQEARRSHDFPETARRFRMIDDDTEAVVITSYGTPEQRARVRALVDDLRTRRGNPRDTLRALQPFVVNLRRRAADQVRHFIVPLVDGVGEWIRADGYDPVRGLVVGEARPDELVL
- a CDS encoding zinc-binding dehydrogenase, which encodes MKAVYVREFGPIEAMEIVDLPMPEPGPGQVLVRVKASGVNFAETRMRSGEYGGQTVPFVMGMESAGVVEAVGPGVTAFRPGDRVFGRARGSHAQFVVFEAAHLLPLPERLSFEEGAAIPVGWQTAWHGLITLADVQPGQRVLIEGIASSVGSAALQIARWRGAWVAGTASRDEKVAKALEWGANAAYNYLTDDVPARVRHDTGGHGADVSMLTIGGEQGAKTIAAMGEEGTVLLFGSTGGRTLPLDLNIGARNLRLLSFSITSSRRFVQETMETFKRVALPLFANGLFKPVVDRVLPLERVDEAHRLVAERTHFGKIVLSVP
- a CDS encoding LLM class flavin-dependent oxidoreductase; this encodes MKLSIGTTLWRTQADGDTRPKHILEDWHSEIEHLMWQAQMADIGGFENLWLTEHHFSHHSSASAPSVILAYMASITRRIGLAYGIALLPMHHPVLLAEEMMWVDHLSKGRLRVGVGRGHTNIEFAAFGVTRETERDSFVEALTIITTALRGEPVEFQGKVWKTPFLYITPGPYQRPSPPLHMVTTSEWSMRQAVAFRAAPILGIDAPAVLKQQLATFRELCAEAGLPEETIEALAGEAKCTRKIAVSDSRAEAEEEVYRSMAEADEAWFRYSKPVEDRSFFDPWVPATAETFRQGWKSSTPGKDLAHVICGTPDDVVDALRALEEETGIRHVSTSVSNHGMRRSFAEKQMKLLIEEVIPRLD
- a CDS encoding amidohydrolase family protein yields the protein MPEHVDLLVRGGLTITVDPERRVFRRGYLAVKDGRIVGVGRDADCPFTADETIDASERILLPGFVSAHCHLIGGYVRGVGADRVVQVGSSAAMMISARLRQAMDGAACYAGARLAILELQKSGVTTFADSQPALAGKEEMLDGTLHAITESGARCLFTRASQNRTDFLDPRYHDSIDRAIPELERLTDRWASDRIEIAAEAQALHRVEEDLLKALARWSRERGVHFAMHLSYSREAAAHAVERFGRPLMLLLDEWGVLDQRFLGFHPVWLSEEEIAVIAQRDAGVAYCPVDNMLIASGVAPVRALLEAGVRLGLGLDQPNDSHNFFELMKVSLLLQRVHSLDPTFGSPELAIELGTLGGARALHREAEIGSLEVGKAADFILLDIRRPPLNPPPGRLSNIVLAASPAEVESVYVGGEAIIRAGRHLRWDEDEVVLEANRMMAQVAARAELGEEIVPFTRWPVL
- a CDS encoding DUF3037 domain-containing protein — encoded protein: MPGREVFHYSVLKVVPSVERGECFNVGVVLLCRTRRFLAARTWLDRRCLAVLAPDCDPDLIQQYLEAFERIAAGDRAAGAIARLAPAERFHWLVAPSSTVLQPGPVHSGLCDDPAAALDHLFKTVVLRPGRAAGAPEPPSF